The Mycolicibacterium cosmeticum DNA window CAGCCCGCCCTCGTTGGCGATGGCCCCGACGATGGCGCCGGGAGCGACCTTGTGCCGCTTGCCCACTGAGATCCGGTAGGTCGCCAGATCACTGCGGGTGCCGTGCTTCTTGCGCTCGCGCGCGCCGTCCTCGCGGGGCGCCCGCTCGGTGCGCTCCTTGCGCTTCTCCGGCGGCGGCTCGGTCATCAGGAAGGCTTCACCGTCACGCGACTGCAGCGCGAGCGCCGCCGCGATATCGGCCATCGGGACGTCGTGGTCGCGCGCGTAGTCCTCGATGAGCCGGCGGAACAGGTCGATGCCCGCGCCGTTGAGCGCGTCGGTGATCGAATCGCGGAACTTCGAGACCCGCTGCTCGTTGACGTCGTCGACGCTGGGCAGCTCCGCCTCGACCACCTTGGACCGGGTGTGCTTCTCGATCGCCTTGAGCAGGTGACGCTCGCGCGGTGTGACGAACAGCAGCGCGTGCCCGGACCGGCCGGCGCGCCCGGTGCGGCCGATGCGGTGCACATAGGACTCGGTGTCGTGCGGGATGTCGTAGTTGACGACGTGGCTGATGCGCTCGACGTCGAGGCCACGCGCGGCCACGTCGGTGGCCACCAGGATGTCGATGCTGCCGTCCTTGAGCGCGGTGATGGTGCGCTCACGCTGAGCCTGCGCGATATCGCCGTTGATGGCGGCGGCCGCGAAGCCGCGGGCCTTGAGCCGCTCGGCGACCTCCTCGGTGGCCTGCTTGGTGCGGACGAACACGATCATCGCGTCGCCCTCTTCGACCTCGAGCACCCGGGTGAGCGCGTCCAGTTTGCGCGGACCGGCCACCTGGATGAACCGCTGCGAAATGTTCTCGGCGGT harbors:
- a CDS encoding DEAD/DEAH box helicase, with product MTSPEDGATAAEATFADLQIHPAVLQAVTDVGYETPSAIQAATIPAMLAGSDVVGLAQTGTGKTAAFAIPILSKIDTTSRNTQALVLAPTRELALQVAEAFGRYGAHLPDIQVLPIYGGSSYGPQLAGLRRGAQVVVGTPGRVIDHLEKGRLDLSHLDYLVLDEADEMLQMGFAEDVERILADTPEYKQVALFSATMPPAIKKITSKYLHDPVEVTVKAKTATAENISQRFIQVAGPRKLDALTRVLEVEEGDAMIVFVRTKQATEEVAERLKARGFAAAAINGDIAQAQRERTITALKDGSIDILVATDVAARGLDVERISHVVNYDIPHDTESYVHRIGRTGRAGRSGHALLFVTPRERHLLKAIEKHTRSKVVEAELPSVDDVNEQRVSKFRDSITDALNGAGIDLFRRLIEDYARDHDVPMADIAAALALQSRDGEAFLMTEPPPEKRKERTERAPREDGARERKKHGTRSDLATYRISVGKRHKVAPGAIVGAIANEGGLHRSDFGHISIRVDHSLVELPAKLPREVYKKLENTRIQGVLINLQPDRPHKPRRKDS